The following proteins come from a genomic window of Streptomyces sp. GS7:
- a CDS encoding ScbR family autoregulator-binding transcription factor, with translation MAQQDRAIRTRRNILEAAASVFDDRGYDRATIAEVLERAGVTKGALYFHFASKEELALAVLEDHVVDIAVAPQKIKLQEFVDSGQVLAYRLRRDPMQRGAARLAVEQGSNRLDRKRSMLAWTRFVEELLTEAKERGEVLDSVVVRETAELFVGAFAGLQTMSHALTNQADLCHRLAVFFEHTLPSIAVPAVLAKLKLDPERGEKLDLELRGGRTEEGAFLDAGNSLADAAS, from the coding sequence GTGGCGCAACAGGACCGCGCGATCAGAACCCGGCGGAACATCTTGGAAGCCGCGGCGTCGGTTTTCGACGACCGTGGCTACGACCGCGCGACCATCGCCGAAGTTCTCGAGCGAGCCGGTGTCACCAAGGGCGCCCTCTATTTCCACTTCGCGTCGAAGGAGGAACTCGCCCTCGCCGTGCTCGAAGACCACGTGGTGGACATCGCGGTGGCGCCGCAGAAGATCAAGTTGCAGGAGTTCGTCGACTCGGGCCAGGTCCTGGCATACCGGCTGCGGCGCGACCCCATGCAGCGCGGCGCCGCCCGCCTCGCCGTTGAGCAGGGCTCCAACCGCCTTGACCGCAAGCGGTCGATGCTGGCGTGGACCCGGTTCGTCGAGGAGCTGCTGACCGAGGCGAAGGAGCGCGGCGAAGTGCTGGACAGCGTGGTCGTACGGGAGACGGCCGAGCTGTTCGTCGGGGCGTTCGCCGGCCTCCAGACGATGTCGCACGCGCTGACCAATCAGGCCGACCTCTGCCACCGGCTGGCCGTTTTCTTCGAACACACCCTGCCCAGCATCGCGGTGCCCGCGGTCCTCGCCAAGCTGAAGCTGGACCCGGAGCGCGGCGAGAAGCTCGACCTGGAACTCCGGGGCGGGCGCACGGAAGAGGGCGCGTTCCTGGACGCGGGCAACTCCCTTGCGGACGCGGCGTCGTAG
- a CDS encoding ScbA/BarX family gamma-butyrolactone biosynthesis protein, which yields MSDTLQVSGTIRPRAKRLAQPVRSPRADARPGRGFATRVPREFVHRPFAEDVLITSWRRLDESHFSVTAQWPHNHRYFAPTNGRHHLLLAGETIRQAGLLLSHAELGVPVGHHFILGDLVYTTDPEQLAVENEPTRLTIDVTCSKTRMRAGSLVSSRFDMTLRKEGRIVATGNSSVSVTSPAVYRRIRGERLAARRTVGPLPTPVPAGLTGSATDGDVLLAPTDRPDHWLLRIAPGHATVVNPANDHVPGLSLLDAAQQAARAVTAPDAFVPYAFGTEFCRYAEHGVPCVIEARRVPSAIPRTTMVQVTGSQNGEPVFTSTLTALDAPGRADAPPAPDVPQAS from the coding sequence ATGAGCGACACGTTGCAGGTCAGCGGCACGATTCGGCCCCGGGCCAAGCGCCTGGCGCAGCCGGTCCGGAGCCCTCGCGCCGACGCCCGGCCCGGTCGGGGATTCGCCACCCGCGTACCGCGCGAGTTCGTGCACCGTCCGTTCGCCGAGGATGTCCTGATCACGTCGTGGCGCCGGCTGGACGAGAGCCACTTCTCGGTCACCGCCCAGTGGCCGCACAACCACCGGTACTTCGCCCCGACCAACGGCCGGCACCACCTCCTCCTCGCCGGCGAGACCATCCGCCAGGCGGGGCTGCTGCTCTCGCACGCCGAACTCGGCGTGCCGGTCGGCCACCACTTCATCCTCGGGGACCTCGTCTACACAACCGACCCCGAGCAGCTCGCCGTTGAGAACGAGCCGACCCGGCTGACCATCGACGTCACGTGCAGCAAGACGCGGATGCGGGCCGGTTCGCTGGTAAGCAGCCGGTTCGACATGACCCTCCGCAAGGAGGGCCGGATCGTCGCGACGGGCAATTCCAGCGTGAGCGTCACCTCGCCCGCGGTCTACCGCCGGATCCGCGGCGAGCGCCTGGCGGCACGCCGTACCGTCGGCCCGCTGCCCACGCCCGTCCCGGCCGGCCTGACCGGCAGCGCCACCGACGGCGATGTGCTGCTCGCCCCCACCGACCGGCCCGACCACTGGCTGCTGCGCATCGCCCCCGGCCATGCCACGGTCGTCAACCCGGCGAACGACCACGTGCCCGGCCTGTCGCTGCTGGACGCCGCCCAGCAGGCCGCCCGCGCGGTGACCGCCCCCGACGCCTTCGTCCCCTACGCCTTCGGCACGGAGTTCTGCCGGTACGCGGAACACGGCGTCCCGTGCGTGATCGAGGCCCGCCGGGTCCCGTCGGCGATCCCCCGCACCACGATGGTCCAGGTCACCGGCTCGCAGAACGGTGAGCCGGTCTTCACCTCGACACTCACGGCACTGGACGCGCCCGGCCGGGCGGACGCGCCCCCGGCGCCGGACGTGCCTCAGGCGTCGTGA
- a CDS encoding 2OG-Fe(II) oxygenase → MPATTTRPTAFADRVAAADWTALAGELDSLGCALTPQLLTPADCRALSGLYDEPGRFRSTVDMARHRFGAGQYRYFADPLPEPVRALREAFYPYLLRTARDWAARLGRPAPWPDTLADWLAMCHEAGQSKSAQILLRYGPGDWNALHRDLFGELVFPLQVVIGLDAQGTDYTGGEFLLVEQRPRAQSRGTSTVLPQGRGLVFTTRDRPVRSTRGWAAGPVRHGVSAVRSGLRHSLGLVFHDA, encoded by the coding sequence ATGCCCGCCACCACGACCCGCCCCACCGCCTTCGCCGACCGCGTGGCCGCCGCCGACTGGACGGCCCTCGCCGGCGAACTCGACTCCCTGGGCTGCGCGTTGACGCCGCAGCTGCTCACCCCGGCCGACTGCCGCGCGCTGAGCGGCCTGTACGACGAGCCCGGCCGCTTCCGCTCCACCGTCGACATGGCACGGCACCGTTTCGGCGCCGGCCAGTACCGCTACTTCGCCGACCCGCTCCCCGAGCCCGTCCGGGCCCTGCGCGAGGCGTTCTACCCGTACCTGCTGCGGACCGCCCGCGACTGGGCGGCCCGGCTCGGCCGACCGGCCCCCTGGCCGGACACGCTCGCCGACTGGCTGGCGATGTGCCATGAGGCCGGCCAGTCCAAGTCCGCCCAGATTCTGCTGCGTTACGGGCCGGGCGACTGGAACGCCCTGCACCGCGACCTCTTCGGCGAGCTGGTCTTCCCGCTCCAGGTGGTCATCGGGCTCGACGCGCAGGGCACCGACTACACCGGTGGCGAGTTCCTGCTCGTCGAGCAGCGCCCGCGCGCCCAGTCCCGCGGCACCTCGACCGTGCTCCCGCAGGGCCGCGGGCTGGTCTTCACCACCCGGGACCGCCCGGTGCGCTCCACCCGCGGCTGGGCGGCGGGTCCGGTGCGCCACGGCGTGAGCGCCGTCCGCTCGGGCCTGCGGCACTCCCTGGGGCTGGTCTTTCACGACGCCTGA
- a CDS encoding methylated-DNA--[protein]-cysteine S-methyltransferase: protein MTLYATLASPLGELLLVGEESATAPGGVALASLSVPGQKGGATVQDGWTYDPAAFAGIERQLRAYFDGAPTRFEIPSVTRGTAFQQRVWKALEDIPYGTTTTYGRIAADIGAARGAVRAIGTAIGANPLLVVRPCHRVIGADGSLTGYAGGLERKAQLLALEGALPAES, encoded by the coding sequence CTGACCCTTTACGCCACTCTCGCCAGTCCCCTCGGCGAACTCCTCCTGGTGGGCGAGGAATCGGCCACCGCTCCGGGCGGTGTCGCACTCGCCTCACTGTCCGTACCGGGCCAGAAGGGCGGGGCGACCGTCCAGGACGGCTGGACGTACGACCCGGCCGCGTTCGCCGGGATCGAGCGGCAGCTGCGGGCCTACTTCGACGGCGCGCCGACCCGCTTCGAGATCCCGTCCGTCACCCGCGGTACCGCCTTCCAGCAGCGCGTCTGGAAGGCGCTGGAGGACATTCCGTACGGCACCACGACCACCTACGGGCGGATCGCCGCCGACATCGGCGCGGCGCGCGGCGCGGTACGCGCCATCGGCACGGCCATCGGCGCCAACCCCCTGCTGGTCGTCCGGCCCTGCCACCGCGTCATCGGCGCCGACGGGTCGCTGACCGGCTACGCGGGCGGCCTGGAACGCAAGGCGCAACTGCTCGCGCTCGAAGGCGCCCTGCCGGCCGAGAGCTGA